The genome window TAGTTGCGCACCATGACTTGCAGGGAGAACTGTTCTTCGATGCGGCGGCGGCCGGCTGCGCCCATGGCGCGGCGGCGTTTGGCATCCAGCAGCAGCGCAAGAATCGCCTTGCCCATTTGCTGGGCCTCCTGCGAGGGCACGAGCAGACCCGTCTCCTTGTTGACCACCAGTTCCGGATTGCCGCCGACGTTGGTGGCGACCACCGCCGTGCCCGAACACATGGCCTCCAAAATCGAGTTGGACATGCCTTCGCTAATGGAGGACAGCACGAACACGTCCAGAATCTGCATGAGCGCAGGCACATCTTTGCGCCAGTTGAGAAAATGGACCTGCGCGGCAATCTCCAGCCGCTGCGCCAGCGCGCGCAACTCTTCACGCAGCGGGCCGTCGCCGACAAAGATCAAATGCGCCGTGGGCAATTCGGCGAGCACGACCTTGGCCGCTTTGATCAAAGTGGCGTAATCCTTGACCGGCACGAGACGGCCGATGCTGCCGAACACGGGCGCTTCGGGCGGAATGCCGAGCGAGGCTTTCAGCTCATGGCGGTCGACCTTCAAGTCGAAGCGCTCGAGTTCCACGCCGTTCTTGATGACGCGGATGCGCTCCCGCGGGAAGCCGATGCGCGCCACCAGGCTTTCGCGCAGCGCTTCGGAGACGCACATGACTTGATCGGCCAGGCTCCAGAAGCGGCGCTGCACCCACACGTGAACCTTGGTGTCGTCTTTGATGAGGCCATGCTCACCGTGCACCAGCAACGGCACACCCGTGATTTTGGCGGCGATCATTCCCTCCAGCAGCGAGCTCCAGGAGCGGGTGTGCACGAGGTGGAATTGGTGACGGCGGAAATGCCGAACCAGCTTCACGTAGATGCGCAAGTCCCCACCCAGCCGGTTGCCCAACTCGACCACGTGGCACTGCTTGGGGTCGATGCGATGGCGCAGCACGCCGCCCCGCTTGAAGGCGAAGATGTAGTTTTCGAAGATGTCGGCGGACATGGCATTCACCAGGTTGACCATGCCATTTTCCTTGCCGCCGACGTGCAGCGCGGCGGTGGGATGCGCGATCTTGATCTTACGAAGCAATTCTCTCTTCATGCGGGCGCATCTGCTGTTGGTGAAAGACGGCGCGAATACTTCTTTCGACCTGGCTGTCCACCGTACTCACGTTGTCTGTGGCAATCACGGTGAGCCGGGAGGCGAGTTTTCGCATAGCGGCGTAGTTTTCGGAAATTTTCTGCAACTCTTCCCGGTGATAATCCGGCCGGCGGTAGAAGGCCGTGTCCGGCCGCGAAACCATGAGGAAGGCGAGATCGGGCTGCGGCATGGCAGCGAGCAGCAGCCGTACATAGCGGCGTTCGGCCGGCGTGGTCACGCGGAAGTGCGCAAAGTTGTCATAGAAATAGCGATTCAGGACCACCAGGTGATGACGATGATACAAATGCAGAAACAGGCGCAGCCGAAAGATGCGCAGCAAGTAACCCAAAAAAACCGCCAGCGTCAGACGCTTGTCCACCTCCAGCCGGCGTTTCACCTGGCCGTTCATGTCGGGCGCGCTGGAAGTGGAGGCGCTAATCTCCTCGCGCAGCTCCCAGGGCTTTTGCGCCGGCGGGCGAAAAAGCTCGCGCCAGCCGATGAACCGGAAGCGCAAGTAGTAGGGCGTATATCCCAATTCCTGCATCAAGCGCATGGCGCGTTTGGCGTTCGTTGATTTGCCGCTGCCAACCATTCCGGAAAACGTAACCAACATCTCCATCCTCGTGGTGCAAACTCCTCGTGCCGTCTGCTCGCGCGCGGCGCCCGGAAACGCCGTCATGTTTCAATGCCGGCCCAGAGAGGTGAGACCGGAAATCTTGGCCAAAAAATAGTTGAAATCACTGCTGCGCGAGATGTTGATGCGGCGCAGCGCAAACCGATCGGTGCGATGATCGTTGAAGCCTGGCAACTGGCTGACTGCCGCGGCGTAGCCGAGTTTCTGCAGCAGCTCGCGGTCGCGCCGGCCGAAATCGCGTGCCGAGCCGTTGGGATAGCTGAACAGCGTGCAGGCGGTTCCCAGCTCGGCTTCGATCAGGCTGCGCGATTCGGTCAACTCGAAATGTGCCTCCGCCGTGCTCAAGCCCGACATGATCGCATGGGAATGGGTGTGCGAGCCGAAGGTGATTTGCGCCGATTGCAGCTCGCGTGCCTGTTCCCAGGAGAGAAAGGCGTAGCGCTCTTCCAGGCTGTGATCGATCTCACGCACCCGGCCGATGCGCGATTGCAGCGCCACAATCGCCTGCTCGCGCTCAGCCGGCGGCAGGCGCTTGAGATAGTCGCGCACCTGATCAGAAGCGATGATGCGATCGCGGGTGGTCTGCAAGGCCAATTGCCGCACTTCGCCGTCGATGGCAAATTCCAGCACCGGCAGCGTGGCAGATTGCAGCAGCCAGTCCACCCGCTCGGTCCACAAGCCCAGCTTGGGGCTGTTGACGTAAGCGGTGGCCAAGAAAATGGTCGCCGGCAAACCATATCTCTTCAGAATCGGCGCGGCCACCGAGTAGTTGTTGCGAAATCCGTCATCGAAGGTGATCACCACCGTAGAGCGCGGCAGTGGCTCGCCTGCTTTCAAACGCCGCACCAGCTCCGGCAGGGCCATGGCCCGGTAGTTCCGGGAAATGTAGGCCATCTGTTGTTCGAATTCCTGCGCGGAAATGGCGTTGCGGTTGTTGTAGCTGTTATCGCTGCTGTGAATGACGCCGTGATAGGTCAAAATCAAGGCCTGCCGGCGATGTTGCCACTGCAGCAGCCGGCAGGTGCCGGTGCGGCGCAGCCACGCGTACGCGAGTTGCTTGAGAGCAGCGTTCATGATCAGGATGCCTTCGGGCTCAACTTGGGTGGAGGTTGCAAGCGCGGCGGCGCGGCCGGAATCTGCTTGCCCGCGCCCGCCTTTGCCCGCAGCGGTTGCGGCGCCGGAGCCGGCACGGCGGCGGCGGTGGACTGCAGGTGCAGGTTGTACATGATGCCGCTGAGCGCAACCAGCCAGTACAGCGAATCCAATTGATTGTAGTTGTGTGTCCACATGCCGGGCGCAACGCCGATCAAGGCGATTTCAAAAGACAGCGCATAGAGTTGCAAGGCGGTCGGCGGGACACCGTTCTGCAACGTCTTTCTGATCTTGCGAAAATGAATCCACGTCACCAGCGCCGCGGTAATCCAAATCAGGAATCCGACCACGCCAAATTCCGTCGCCACTTTAAGGAAGCTGTTGTGGGCATCGCGCACACCCACGTTTGACAGCACTTCTTCCGGCAGATACTTCAGCGAGACGTCGGGATAGTTGTCATAGCCGATGCCCATCGGGTAGTCCTTGATAATCTCAAAACTGGCGCGATTGATGATGTCGCGCGAGGCCGCGGAGCTTTCCGTACTGGGATCGAGAATGGTGGTCATGTACTCAAAATAGCCCGGCGGCGTCAGCACGAAGATGAACAACAGGCCGCCGACAGTCATCGGCAGCAGCGCCTTGAAGCGCATGCTGCCCGGGGCCAGCAGAAACAGCAGCACCACCGTCACCACCAGCGTCAGAAAGGTCGAGCGCATGCCCTCTTCGGTGTTGGGCAGAAAGTTGAGCACAAAGGGGATGACAAGAATGACAAAGAGCCGTTCCTTCCATTCGCCGTAGATGGCCAGCAAGATCATCAACGGCAGGAACATCATCAGGTGGGTGCCGGTGCCGCCGGTGGCGACGCCCACTTCGACGTCGTCGATCAGAT of bacterium contains these proteins:
- the pelF gene encoding GT4 family glycosyltransferase PelF; this encodes MKRELLRKIKIAHPTAALHVGGKENGMVNLVNAMSADIFENYIFAFKRGGVLRHRIDPKQCHVVELGNRLGGDLRIYVKLVRHFRRHQFHLVHTRSWSSLLEGMIAAKITGVPLLVHGEHGLIKDDTKVHVWVQRRFWSLADQVMCVSEALRESLVARIGFPRERIRVIKNGVELERFDLKVDRHELKASLGIPPEAPVFGSIGRLVPVKDYATLIKAAKVVLAELPTAHLIFVGDGPLREELRALAQRLEIAAQVHFLNWRKDVPALMQILDVFVLSSISEGMSNSILEAMCSGTAVVATNVGGNPELVVNKETGLLVPSQEAQQMGKAILALLLDAKRRRAMGAAGRRRIEEQFSLQVMVRNYEKMYLEIASRHYDFHRELQDKIDRRFSAQPALASPSYVD
- a CDS encoding polysaccharide deacetylase family protein encodes the protein MNAALKQLAYAWLRRTGTCRLLQWQHRRQALILTYHGVIHSSDNSYNNRNAISAQEFEQQMAYISRNYRAMALPELVRRLKAGEPLPRSTVVITFDDGFRNNYSVAAPILKRYGLPATIFLATAYVNSPKLGLWTERVDWLLQSATLPVLEFAIDGEVRQLALQTTRDRIIASDQVRDYLKRLPPAEREQAIVALQSRIGRVREIDHSLEERYAFLSWEQARELQSAQITFGSHTHSHAIMSGLSTAEAHFELTESRSLIEAELGTACTLFSYPNGSARDFGRRDRELLQKLGYAAAVSQLPGFNDHRTDRFALRRINISRSSDFNYFLAKISGLTSLGRH
- a CDS encoding O-antigen ligase family protein, whose translation is MSTRALIAIVLLLFSLAWTLRRPFVGVCVNVMLFHLNLRALGAGLENIRFQFYATIVLLISYFINYEQLHAQPTATRPPMRWLYAFTAMTFITSMWAVASPAHAFDSAFEFSKIVMFVWLMTQIIKTERELRILIYVIIVGCWYTSFMAQWGVEWDLIDDVEVGVATGGTGTHLMMFLPLMILLAIYGEWKERLFVILVIPFVLNFLPNTEEGMRSTFLTLVVTVVLLFLLAPGSMRFKALLPMTVGGLLFIFVLTPPGYFEYMTTILDPSTESSAASRDIINRASFEIIKDYPMGIGYDNYPDVSLKYLPEEVLSNVGVRDAHNSFLKVATEFGVVGFLIWITAALVTWIHFRKIRKTLQNGVPPTALQLYALSFEIALIGVAPGMWTHNYNQLDSLYWLVALSGIMYNLHLQSTAAAVPAPAPQPLRAKAGAGKQIPAAPPRLQPPPKLSPKAS